A genomic stretch from Mya arenaria isolate MELC-2E11 chromosome 10, ASM2691426v1 includes:
- the LOC128205438 gene encoding receptor-type tyrosine-protein phosphatase mu-like, producing the protein MQYKTEQSRDRMIIRIIALLFVARTCMAVTVNIHGVVTNCSLNCVCCKGGRNKCYSDYRCSEGCVDTIYGHRCHNACKGNCYTCEQNHGTQCYTCKAEFYDIANLCNERCSVGCDDGTCDDNGNCSPCTATFAGNKCDTCKRGFTGSSCTECTTGYYGIDCKQCPSGCRNENCMTDGTCYQCIDKLYGTNCNKTCSEGCRGGACNQDGSCICKEHFTGTKCETCKEGKYGNDCQHTCSVGCVTSTCDRNTGSCACRPNFTGATCDQCNEDTYGQSCDLHCSDKCRYRKCEKGDGACTFGCVAGYSGRNCTILCDSSCATCDLSNKSICISCFQGYTGASCSCPPNCQCSEKSDKCSLCNDMWKSPDYQCKCHAKYCHVIGCNECLNNTFFVDSLFSACCECPANCKGGSCTTGPQCTDGCKDGFYGMSCSLRCTLLDVKCAKCSQTFGKCLICNDGFYPHANGSCISCNSNCRNMQCHQQSGICEACSDNTYYGWYCNQSCSSSCFESKCDQNTGHCSFGCKGGFFGEQCQTKCPKACRTSGTETRCNGDGHCQFGCVDGYEGEECTNETAGSLVGAIAGGVSGGVVVIVAVAVAFFFFRRRTTRLPASSQIKENVNTTFQANITDEKKKETQDRTYYNEGQIKRESANPNPKSPRPPANKPTSVKQQVSTHEETAFENEIDLEKDDERNRALENSSRGDQTYYNELGSSTNKSKVHINQLVKYVDGKTHDAFSAEFEKFSRGLVKPYVESQKKENMSKNRYNGIYPYDDSRVRVTGSGGSDYINASFIDGFKKQKQYIATLGPMSQQLEDFSLFWKMIWQQRVEKIVMVTNLIEHGTPKCEQYWPNPGAGKRYGNIKVESRSEDEYAEFTRRALSVTMGTEERTLHHLHFTCWPDKAIPDDVTAMIEFRQRVMSTPNTLNGPTVVHCSAGVGRTGTYIALDILTKEGEAERAIDIAGCVHKMRLNRPNMVQTLEQYQFLHTALVYSLTFDCKQIKGENFNQFMSNHSTQELNSQFKRLQHAVVKRTKDETMAVERNKQHLSKNRANADIPGNENRPRLYLNLKHGASDYINAVYIHSFRTKKRYLVAQTPLPETVIDFLTLVVQESCSCIVSFEADMDKQRNIGIYYPAATQEVLKAGTFQVRCLREEWKSFYAEQTLKIRNKGTSTDRTIPHLQFTDWDKMNNIPRSTINFLSFLNVIENVTKQSGDGPILVHCLDGAGKSGLFCVVSLLLHKMAVEQEVSVLNSVRKVKTMRRLAIPNQNQFVFCHGCVSEYLSSFDVYANLNEETGRL; encoded by the exons ATGCAATATAAGAc AGAACAAAGCCGAGACAGGATGATAATTCGGATAATTGCTCTACTGTTCGTCGCACGAACATGTATGGCAG TGACGGTGAATATACATGGGGTGGTGACAAACTGTAGCCTGAACTGTGTGTGCTGTAAAGGAGGAAGGAACAAGTGTTATTCTGATTACCGTTGTTCGGAAGGGTGTGTTGATACCATATATGGTCACAGATGCCACAACGCTTGTAAGGGAAACTGTTATACATGCGAACAAAATCACGGAACACAATGTTACACCTGCAAGGCTGAATTTTATGATATAGCCAATTTGTGTAACGAGAGATGCTCAGTTGGGTGTGATGATGGGACATGTGATGATAACGGAAATTGTAGTCCATGTACAGCAACTTTTGCTGGAAATAAATGTGACACTTGCAAGCGGGGGTTTACTGGATCCTCTTGTACCGAATGCACTACTGGTTATTATGGAATCGACTGTAAACAATGTCCTAGCGGATGTAGAAATGAAAATTGTATGACTGATGGAACATGCTACCAATGCATTGATAAACTTTATGGGACTAACTGTAACAAGACTTGTTCTGAGGGTTGCAGAGGTGGGGCTTGCAATCAAGATGGTTCGTGTATCTGCAAAGAACATTTTACTGGTACAAAATGTGAAACTTGTAAAGAAGGGAAATACGGAAACGATTGTCAGCATACATGTAGTGTTGGTTGTGTAACATCGACATGTGACCGTAACACCGGGTCCTGTGCTTGTCGACCTAATTTTACCGGCGCTACATGCGATCAATGCAATGAAGACACTTACGGACAATCATGTGATTTACATTGCtcggataaatgcagatatcGGAAATGCGAGAAAGGTGATGGAGCATGCACATTTGGTTGCGTGGCTGGTTATTCGGGTAGAAATTGTACGATCTTGTGTGACTCTAGTTGCGCGACATGTGATCTGTCTAATAAATCAATTtgtatttcttgttttcaagGATATACTGGAGCTTCATGCAGTTGTCCCCCTAATTGTCAATGTAGTGAAAAGAGTGATAAATGCAGTCTTTGTAATGATATGTGGAAAAGTCCTGATTATCAATGCAAATGCCATGCGAAGTATTGCCATGTTATTGGTTGCAACGAATGTCTTAACAATACATTCTTTGTTGACAGCCTATTTTCTGCATGTTGTGAGTGTCCTGCAAATTGTAAAGGTGGTTCTTGCACGACAGGACCCCAATGTACAGATGGATGTAAAGATGGGTTTTATGGCATGAGCTGCTCCCTAAGATGTACATTGTTGGATGTTAAATGTGCTAAATGTAGTCAGACGTTTGGAAAGTGTTTGATATGTAACGACGGCTTTTATCCACATGCAAATGGAAGTTGTATTAGTTGCAATAGCAACTGTAGGAATATGCAGTGTCACCAACAGTCCGGAATCTGTGAGGCATGTTCAGATAACACCTACTATGGTTGGTATTGTAACCAATCATGCAGCTCCTCATGCTTTGAAAGCAAGTGTGATCAAAACACAGGTCATTGTTCTTTTGGATGCAAAGGCGGTTTCTTCGGGGaacaatgtcaaacaaaatgcCCTAAAGCTTGTAGGACAAGTGGTACAGAAACGAGATGTAATGGCGATGGACACTGTCAATTTGGCTGCGTCGATGGCTACGAAGGAGAGGAGTGCACAA ATGAAACAGCCGGATCATTAGTAGGAGCTATTGCGGGCGGTGTGAGTGGTGGCGTTGTAGTCATTGTTGCCGTCGCTGTTGCATTTTTCTTCTTTCGACGAAG AACAACTCGTCTACCTGCGTCGAGCCAAATCAAGGAAAATGTTAATACAACATTCCAGGCTAACATTACGGacgaaaagaaaaaagaaa CACAAGATCGGACATACTATAACGAAGGACAAATTAAGAGAGAATCCGCAAACCCAAACCCAAAGAGTCCCCGGCCACCAGCAAACAAACCCACTTCTGTAAAGCAGCAAGTATCTACACATGAGGAAACTGCATTTGAAAACGAGATTGACCTTGAGAAAG ATGACGAGAGGAATAGGGCTCTTGAGAATTCTTCAAGAGGTGATCAGACGTACTACAATGAACTTGGATCATCGACTAATAAGTCAAAAGTACACATTAATCAACTCGTCAAGTATGTGGACGGAAAGACACATGATGCGTTTAGTGCTGAGTTTGAG AAATTTTCTCGCGGTCTTGTGAAGCCGTATGTGGAATCGCAGAAGAAAGAGAACATGAGTAAGAATCGGTACAACGGCATTTATCCAT ACGATGATTCAAGGGTCAGAGTCACGGGCAGTGGTGGATCAGACTACATAAATGCCAGCTTTATCGAC GGTTTTAAGAAGCAGAAACAGTATATCGCTACATTAG GTCCAATGTCACAACAATTAGAAGATTTCAGTTTGTTTTGGAAAATGATTTGGCAACAAAGAGTTGAAAAGATTGTTATGGTTACCAATCTCATTGAACATGGA ACCCCTAAATGCGAGCAATACTGGCCAAACCCGGGGGCCGGTAAGAGGTATGGTAACATAAAGGTGGAGAGCCGCTCTGAGGATGAATATGCCGAGTTTACCCGGCGAGCCTTATCAGTGACCATG GGGACCGAAGAAAGGACGTTGCACCATCTGCACTTCACTTGTTGGCCTGACAAAGCCATACCCGACGATGTAACCGCAATGATAGAGTTCCGACAGAGGGTTATGAGTACGCCGAATACTCTAAATGGACCAACCGTTGTGCATTGCAG CGCTGGTGTAGGAAGAACAGGCACATACATTGCTCTGGACATTCTCACAAAAGAAGGAGAGGCGGAACGAGCCATTGATATCGCGGGATGTGTCCACAAAATGCGCCTGAACAGGCCGAATATGGTTCAGACATTG GAGCAGTACCAGTTTCTGCACACAGCTTTGGTTTACTCGTTGACCTTCGACTGTAAACAAATCAAGGGAGAGAACTTCAACCAGTTCATGAGCAACCATTCTACACAAGAACTGAATAGTCAGTTTAAG cgACTGCAACACGCAGTCGTAAAACGAACTAAAGACGAAACAATGGCAGTTGAGCGCAATAAACAGCACCTGAGTAAAAACAGAGCAAATGCAGATATTCCGG GTAACGAAAACAGGCCAAGACTTTACCTGAACCTCAAACATGGGGCGTCAGACTACATCAATGCTGTATACATTCAC AGCTTCAGAACCAAGAAACGTTACCTGGTAGCACAGACTCCACTTCCAGAGACTGTAATCGACTTTTTGACGCTTGTTGTCCAAGAGAGCTGTTCATGTATCGTCAGCTTCGAAGCTGATATGGACAAACAAAGA AATATCGGCATATATTACCCAGCGGCAACCCAAGAAGTTCTGAAAGCTGGAACATTTCAAGTCAGATGCTTAAGAGAGGAATGGAAATCGTTCTACGCAGAGCAAACGTTGAAAATACGAAACAAAGGG ACGAGTACTGATCGAACCATTCCACATCTTCAATTTACCGACTGGgataaaatgaacaatattcCAAGGTCAACTATAAACTTTCTGTCATTTCTGAACGTGATAGAGAATGTCACAAAACAGTCAGGTGACGGGCCGATCTTGGTCCATTGCTT AGATGGTGCGGGCAAAAGCGGTCTATTCTGTGTGGTCTCGTTGCTTCTTCATAAGATGGCCGTGGAACAAGAAGTCAGTGTGCTTAACTCTGTTAGGAAGGTCAAAACTATGAGGAGGTTAGCGATCCCAAACCAG aaCCAATTTGTCTTCTGTCACGGATGTGTTTCTGAGTATCTAAGTTCCTTTGATGTATACGCCAACTTGAACGAAGAAACGGGGAGACTGTGA